From the genome of bacterium:
TGGCGAGTCTGCCCGACGACGCGCCCGTCCTCGACGCCCGCGGGCTGATCGTCATGCCCGGCGGCGTGGACATCCACTGCCACATCGCGGGGCCCAAGGTCAACCTCGCCCGCCGGCTCGAGCCGGAGCGGCATCGGGCCGACCCGGTGCCGCGGCGCGTCGTTCGGTCGGACGACGGCCCGCGCGTGCTCCGGTCCGGGGCGGGCGGCGTGGTCCCCTCCACGTTCGCCACCGGCTACCGCTACGCCGGGCTGGGCTACACCTCGGCGTTCGAGGCCGCCGTCCCCGCCATCGGCGCGCGGCAGGCGCACCAGGAGCTCAACGACACGCCGGTCATCGACAAAGCGTTCTTCCTGCTGTTCGGCAACGACGACTTCCTGCTCCGCCTCCTCGCCCGGGGCGAGCAGGAGCTGGCCCGGCACTACATGGCGTACATGCTCCGCGCGGCGCGGGCGTACGCCGTCAAGGTCGTCAACCCCGGCGGGGTCGCGGCGTGGAAGGCGGGCGCGGCGATCTCCGGGCTGGACGAGGCGCTACCGGGCTACGACGGCGTCACGCCGAGGCGCATCGTCCAGGCGATCGCCAGCGCGGCGGACGAGCTGGGGCTGCCGCACCCCATGCACATCCACTGCAACAACCTGGGCGTGCCCGGCAACGCCGATACGACACTCGAGACGATGCGCGCGGTGGAGGGCCGTCGCGCGCACTTCACCCACATCCAGTTCCACGCCTACGGCAGTACGGAGGATGGGCGGCCGACGTCGCGGGCGCGTGAGCTCGTCGAGTACGTGGACGCGCACCCGAACCTGAGCGTGGACGTGGGGCAGGTCATGTTCGGCGCCGCCACCGCCATGACCGCCGACACGCGCGTCGCGCACCTGCTGCACCGGCTCAGCGGCCGCAAGTGGGTGGCCATGGACGTCGAGCTCGAGAGCGGCTGCGGCATCGTGCCGTACGAGTACAGCGAGAAGAGCTACGTGCACACGCTCCAGTGGGCTGTGGGGTTGGAGTTCTTCCTGCTGGCGCGGGATCCGTGGCGGGTCGTGCTCTCGACGGACCATCCCAACGGCGGGTCGTTCCTCTCCTATCCCCGCCTG
Proteins encoded in this window:
- a CDS encoding formylmethanofuran dehydrogenase subunit A; protein product: MRITGGKVYDPRNGVDGAVADVCIEDGRIVASLPDDAPVLDARGLIVMPGGVDIHCHIAGPKVNLARRLEPERHRADPVPRRVVRSDDGPRVLRSGAGGVVPSTFATGYRYAGLGYTSAFEAAVPAIGARQAHQELNDTPVIDKAFFLLFGNDDFLLRLLARGEQELARHYMAYMLRAARAYAVKVVNPGGVAAWKAGAAISGLDEALPGYDGVTPRRIVQAIASAADELGLPHPMHIHCNNLGVPGNADTTLETMRAVEGRRAHFTHIQFHAYGSTEDGRPTSRARELVEYVDAHPNLSVDVGQVMFGAATAMTADTRVAHLLHRLSGRKWVAMDVELESGCGIVPYEYSEKSYVHTLQWAVGLEFFLLARDPWRVVLSTDHPNGGSFLSYPRLIRLLMDRTFRDEQIRKVNPRALEGTALADGLDREYTLYEIAIITRAAPARLLGLEHKGHLGPGADADITIYAPAEDVETMFSTPRYVFKRGELVVEDGELRREVYGTTLQVEPEYDADIERVLRRHFEERGTLGLEAYRVDEAEVADLARVATLKR